TCACGACCTTGACGCCATTGATATTTAATTTTTTTAATAGGCGATAAACTACAGCTCGACATTGTGCCTTGATAACTGCTTCTTAATATCATCCGGAATTTTAGCGGATGATTGGCTCCTGTAATCAAAATGTACCATCACAGCAGTACCGAACGAGACGCGATTATTTTCTTGCCACAGCTCCTGATAGACATCGAATGATGAGCCACCAATACGGCTAATGTAGGTGCGAACCTCAATGTCTTTGCCGTAATATATTTGCGCTTCAAAGTTAACATCAATTTTTGCCAAAATTAAAGGCCAAGCTTTTAAGTTCATTTCCGGTGTAAAGAGTTTAAAAACAGGGTTTCTAGCACCTTCAAACCAAACAGGGATCATAGTGTTATTTATATGGCCTAAGGCATCGGTGTCGCTAAAGCGAGGGGTAACTATTTCAGAAAACATATGGTGGAAATATCTATGGTTAAAAAAGTATGTTATCGATATTTATCAAAATATTCATCTCTTTTACTGGGCATTTTATCGAGATTGACTACCGTATTTTGTATACATTCGCTACAGTGTTAGCAAATAATTACAAAGAGAATTTAGCATGAAAACGTTCATCTTAGTTATTGGATTTTGCCTATCGTGGCTATCCGTCGCTGCCCCTGGTGATAAAGCGCCAAAGCGAGCCGAGGGTGACGGGCCCTATAAACGCTTGATTTTACGTGGCGGTATTATGGTCAACGGCGAAGGTGCACCTGCAATGGGGCCGGTTGATATTGTCATTGAAAATGATCGCATCAAACGTATCGTTAATGTCGGTAACCCTGGCGTGCCTATCAAACCGAAAAAGCGTCCTAAATTGCAAGCTGGTGATAAAGAAATAAATATTGAAGGACAATATATTTTGCCTGGCTTTATTGATATGCACGGTCATATTGGCGGTAGTGCAGAGAATATTCCTGCTGAATACGTCTTTAAACTGTGGCTGGCACATGGGATTACTACCGTGAGAGAGCCGGGCAGTTTTAACGGCGTTAATTGGGTTATGGATCATGTTGAGCGAAGCGAGAAAAACACTATTGCAGCGCCACGCATCATTCCTTATGTTGGCTTTGGTATGGAACAAAAAGAGCCAATTACAACGCCGAAACAAGCCCGCGCTTGGGTAAAGAATATTGCTAAAAAGGGCGCTAAAGGCATTAAATTTTTCGGCGCTCCTCCAGAAATCATGGCAGCCGCTTTAGATGAAGCGAAAAAGCATGGACTTGGCAGTATGATGCACCACGCCCAACTCGAAGTGACTAATATGAATGTAGTTGACTCAGCACGACTAGGGCTGACCACCATGGAGCATTGGTACGGCTTACCTGAAGCGCTCTTTGAGCATCAGCACATTCAAAATTATTCGCCAGATTATAATTATAACAATGAGCAAGATCGTTTTGGCGAAGCAGGACGGTTGTGGCAGCAAGCGGCAAAACCTGACACAGAAAAATGGCTGGACGTTCGTGATGAACTGTTGGAATTAGACTTTACCATCAACCCGACCATGACCATTTATGAAGCAAGTCGCGATTTAATGCGTGAAATGAATGCGGATTGGCATGAAGAATATACTTTGCCGACATTATGGGATTTTTTCCAGCCGAACCGTTACGCCCATGGCTCTTACTGGTTTGATTGGACAACGGATGACGAAATTGCGTGGAAGAAGAATTATCAGCAATGGATGGCCTTTTTAAACGACTACAAAAATCACGGCGGCCGTGTAACAACGGGCTCAGACGCGGGCTATATCTTCAAAATTTATGGTTTTGGTTATATTCGCGAGTTAGAACTTTTGCGTGAAGCAGGTTTCAATGCTTTAGAAGTGATTGAATCTGCAACTATTAATGGTGCTGAAGCACTGGGCTTAGCAAATGATATTGGCTCTATTCGTGTCGGCAAAAAGGCGGATTTAGTGATTGTCGGTGAAAACCCATTGCGTAATTTCAAAGTGCTCTATGGCACAGGCCACTTCAAGCTCAATGAAAGCAATAAACCAGAGCGTTCAGGCGGCGTAAACTATACCATTAAAGACGGTATTGTTTATGATGCTAAAGCTTTGCTTTCGGATGTTAGAGAAATGGTTAAGCAGGCAAAAATACAAACAAATAAAGAGTAAATAACTCCCGTATACGTAAACTCTACCTCATTGATTTCGCCATGTAGGGTTTACGTAGTCTATCTTGCCATTAATTCTCTCTTTACACGCCAACTGATAATTTCCTGTTAGCTCATCAAATTCCTAAGTGGGTTGCTTGTAACAATGTTAATTGTCCATAATGTTACAAATTTCACTA
This window of the Thalassotalea atypica genome carries:
- a CDS encoding amidohydrolase family protein yields the protein MKTFILVIGFCLSWLSVAAPGDKAPKRAEGDGPYKRLILRGGIMVNGEGAPAMGPVDIVIENDRIKRIVNVGNPGVPIKPKKRPKLQAGDKEINIEGQYILPGFIDMHGHIGGSAENIPAEYVFKLWLAHGITTVREPGSFNGVNWVMDHVERSEKNTIAAPRIIPYVGFGMEQKEPITTPKQARAWVKNIAKKGAKGIKFFGAPPEIMAAALDEAKKHGLGSMMHHAQLEVTNMNVVDSARLGLTTMEHWYGLPEALFEHQHIQNYSPDYNYNNEQDRFGEAGRLWQQAAKPDTEKWLDVRDELLELDFTINPTMTIYEASRDLMREMNADWHEEYTLPTLWDFFQPNRYAHGSYWFDWTTDDEIAWKKNYQQWMAFLNDYKNHGGRVTTGSDAGYIFKIYGFGYIRELELLREAGFNALEVIESATINGAEALGLANDIGSIRVGKKADLVIVGENPLRNFKVLYGTGHFKLNESNKPERSGGVNYTIKDGIVYDAKALLSDVREMVKQAKIQTNKE
- a CDS encoding acyl-CoA thioesterase gives rise to the protein MFSEIVTPRFSDTDALGHINNTMIPVWFEGARNPVFKLFTPEMNLKAWPLILAKIDVNFEAQIYYGKDIEVRTYISRIGGSSFDVYQELWQENNRVSFGTAVMVHFDYRSQSSAKIPDDIKKQLSRHNVEL